The bacterium genome contains the following window.
GGATTACTTCTTCTGCTGTTCGGCGACTGCACAACCCGGTCGGATGAGTTCATGAGTCTCGGAAAGTGTTACACAGGTACGATCAGGTTGGGAATTACAACTACGACTGATGACCTTGGCGGCAAGACAATCCGAGAGTCTGCCGTTGATTGGAACGAATCCAAGATCATTGACTTCCTGCGCTCACAAATTGGTGAGATTATGCAGCGGCCACCTGCCGTTTCGGCCATTCAGGTCGACGGCAAACGCGGTTACAAGCGCGTGCGGAGCGGCGAGTCCTTTCTCCTTGAGTCCCGACCGGTACGAGTAAACAAATTGAGTGTACTCAGGATGGAA
Protein-coding sequences here:
- the truB gene encoding tRNA pseudouridine(55) synthase TruB, with protein sequence MPRLKGLVLPIDKPLGWTSFDVVAKLRGGLRWKKVGHAGTLDPLASGLLLLLFGDCTTRSDEFMSLGKCYTGTIRLGITTTTDDLGGKTIRESAVDWNESKIIDFLRSQIGEIMQRPPAVSAIQVDGKRGYKRVRSGESFLLESRPVRVNKLSVLRMENPEVEFEVDCEKGTYVRSIARDLGDSLGCGAALSSLRRTRVGQYRIDAAWTIGEALTRPEFRGDAF